The genomic interval CCTGCGGGACATGCTGGTCACGCCCTCGCGGCGCGAGCACGCCACCGGCGGCTTCATGACCGTGTGGAACCGCGAGGAGTTCTGGCACGGCGAGGCCCTCGCCGCCGTCCTCCAGCGCCACGGCATCGTCGTCGACTACGACGAGCTGAAGTCCAAGCGCGTCAAGCTGGGCTGGACCCAGGCGCTCAGCCCCCTCAAGCAGTCCGCACTCTCCAACCTCGCGGGCACCGACTTCGTCGCGGTGCACATGACATGGGGCGCCGCGAACGAGCTCTCGGCCGTCGCCGCCTACCGCCGACTCTCCGCGATGACCGACCACCCGGCCCTCAGCCCCCTGCTCAAGCGCATCGCCCAGCAGGAGACCCGGCACGTCGCCTTCTACACGACGCAGGGCCGCGAGCGCCTCGAGGCCTCCAAGAAGGCACGCCTGGCCACCCGCCTCGCGCTCTCGAAGGCGTGGCGGCCCGTCGGCTCCGGCGTCATGAGCGACGACGAGGTCGTGCACGTCATGGGCCATCTCTTCGGCGGCCGCGGCGAGGAGCTCGACGCCCTCGACAAGAAGATCCAGAAGCTGCCGGGCCTGGACGACCTCACCATCTTCCGCAACGCCTTCGGACGGATGGGCATCGCGATCTGACCGGTGGTGGCCCCGCGTGAGGGCCCACTCCTCCTGGCTGGGGCCGTCATGGCCTGCGCCCAGCACAGTCGGCACCCGGCATGGTCGGCGCCCAGCACGGTCGGCGCCCAGCACGGTCGGCGCCCAGCATGGTCGGCAAACGTCATGGAGCGGCGTATACGGGACATCTCTGCCGTATATGGCAGAGATGTCCCGTATATACCGGTCGGTGACAGCAATGCGATGAGGCGCACCCCGGATGAACCCGGTGTGCGACTGTGCGGCCGTGCGGCCGTGCGGCTGTGCGGCTGCTCGCGCCGCTGGCCGTCGGTCCTCCCCATACCCGCTTCGTCCACATCCGGGCTGTCCCACCCCCGCACCCGGGACGCTGCTGGTGGCATCGCCCCATGAAGATCCCCGGAGTCATCCGCAAGTCCCGGCTCTCGAGCATCGAGCCCGACCCGAACGTCCGGCGTCGGCTGCTGCGCGACGGCGCCATGCGCTCCGCAGGCCAGTGGTACGTGACACCCGAGGCACCGGACGACCTCGTCGCGCTGCTCGAGATGGACATGCGTCCCACCTGCCTGGACGCGGCGGCGCTGCATGGCCTCTGGGTCCCCGTCGGGCACGGCGTCCATGCGTTCTGCCCGCGGGTCACGTCGGCTCCCTCACCGCCGCCGATGCTGATGCAGATCCGCCGCAGGATCGATCCGAGGACCGGGCGACTCGCCCCACCTCCGCAGCCCGGGCCCGGCGAACCCCGGCGCCCGCTGGAGCCGCTGATCCTGCACCGGCCCAGCCTGCGCACCTGGCCGGACGACGACCCGGTCCCTGACATCACACTCACGCTCGAGCACGCGGCCAGATGCCTGACGACCCTCGACATCGCCATCCTCATCGAGTCCGCGCTCAACAAGGACGTGCTCAGCCGGCGACAGCTCGACGACCTGCTGGCCGGACTCCCCCGCAGGAAGCGCACGTCCCTGGGTCGGGTTCGCTCGGACGCCCAGTCCGGCACCGAGACGGCTGTGCGCTGGTGGCTCGAGCAGCGCCGTGTGCCCGTCCGCACGCAGGTGCGCGTGCTGCCCGGCATACGCGTCGACATCCTCATCGGCACGAATTGGGTGATCGAGTGCGACAGCAGACGGTTCCACGACGACCCTGAGCAGTCCCGCGAGGACCGTCGGCGCGACCTGGCCCTCGCCGCCCTCGGCTACAAAGTCACGCGGCTGACCTGGGAGCAGGTGTTCCTCACCTGGGACAGGACCTCTGCCGTGCTCATGACGCTTCTCCAGCGCCGTCTGCATCGCAGGGCCCTGCCGGTGTGACGCGTGCGAGGGCAGCGGCGTCGTGGAACGGCGTGGGCGGGCTGTGTCTGCCACATGTGGCAGAGACAGCCCGCCCACGCCGTTCGCCGACACGGCCGCATCCGCAGCAGTCGATCGGTACCCGCCCCGCGGTGGGACGGACCTCTCGCGCTCAGCGGCGGAAGCGGTTCCGGATCCTGCGCAGCGGACCACCGCGACCCGACGTGCGTCGGGCTCCGGCCGACCCGGACCCCGTGCGCCCCTCGCCGGCGTCGCCGCGGCCGGCGGCGTGCGCACCGCTCTCCCCCGCGGGAGCCGTGTGCGCGGGGCCGGGAGCCCGGTGCGAGTTGGCCGAGGCATCGGAACCGGCGGAGCCGTCGGTGCTCGGCGAGTCACTGGCGGGAGCCTCCGCGGACGACGTGCCGCTGGCCGTGTCCGCGGGCGACGAATCAGCGGGTGCCTCGGCAGGTGAGGCCGGGGAGACCGGCGCGGAGGCCGATTCCCCCACCGCCGCAGGGCCACCATTCGTCGACGATGCGTCCGCCGGATCCTGTGCAGCGGCCGCATGGTCCGTCGGATCCTCCGCGCCGGCCGCAGGGGCGGACGCGCCCGACGCCGCTTCCGTCGCCGCGGGCGCAGCCGCCGCGGCGGCAGCCCGCTCGCCGAGCTCCTTGGATTGCGCCTCGCGCTTGGCCTGGGCCTCGCGCTCCGCTGCCTCGCGGCGGTCGCGCTCGGCGGCCTCGCGACGCAGGCGGCGACGCTCGCCCGGCCCCTCGGTGAGCCGGTAGAGCACCGGCACGATCACCAGGGTGAGCAGGGTCGAGGTGACCAGGCCGCCGATCACGACCACGGCCAGCGGCTGGGAGATGAAGCCGCCCTTGCCGGTGATGCCGAAGGCCATCGGCAGCAGCGCGAAGATCGTCGCCGCCGCGGTCATGAGGATCGGGCGCAGACGCTTGGCGGCGCCCATGTGGATCGCCTCGTCCAGGGCCATGCCCCCGCGTCGGTACTGGTTGACCAGGTCGATGAGGACGATCGCGTTGGTGACCACGATGCCGACCAGCATCAGCAGGCCGATCATCGAGGGCAGCCCCAGCGGGACGCCGGTGAGGACCAGCAGGCCCAGCGCGCCGGTCGCCGCGAACGGGATCGACACCAGCAGCACGAGCGGCTGGACGAGGGACTTGAAGATCCACACCAGCAGCACGTACACCAGCAGGATCGCCGCGAGCATCGCGATGCCCAGCTGGCCGAACGTCTCGTCGATGTCCGAGGCGGAGCCGCCGAGCGATGCCTTCACGCCGCTGGGCAGATCCGCGTCGTCGATCGCCTTCTGCGCCGCCTGGGAGACCGCGCCGACGTTGTCGCTCGAGGTGGGGGCGAGGGAGACGGTGACGGTCTCGACGTTGTCCTGGGTCGCGATCGACGGCCGGGACTCCTCCTGGCTGACCTTCGCGACGTCGGTGAGCGGCAGGCCCTCGGCGAGGTCGAGGTCCTTGAGCTTCTTCAGGGTGGTGACGTCGTCCTTCTGCTCGACGTAGATGTCGAGGTCCTCGTCGTCCAGGGTGATGGTGCCGACGGAGCCGGGGTTCATCTTCTGGGCGACCAGGCCGACGACGGCCTGCTCGGTGAGGCCCTTCTCGGCCGCCTTCTTGCGGTCGACGGTCACCACGGCGGTGGGCTGGTCCCCCTCGAGGTCGCTCGTGACCTCCTTGACGCCGCTGGGCGCCGGGTCGAGCTGGTCGAGGATGGCGTCGTTCGCCGCCTTGCGGTCCTTGGCCGTGGGCCCCGTGATCTGGATGTCCACGGTGCTCGAGCCGGTCGCCGAGGTCATGTCCGCCGCCTCGACGTCCCCGGGATC from Brachybacterium kimchii carries:
- a CDS encoding ferritin-like domain-containing protein, with amino-acid sequence MAFDLEKFAETSEPVGWDDLDFDTFETQPLDEPTLRSLRYMCDVEYHTSCYLRDMLVTPSRREHATGGFMTVWNREEFWHGEALAAVLQRHGIVVDYDELKSKRVKLGWTQALSPLKQSALSNLAGTDFVAVHMTWGAANELSAVAAYRRLSAMTDHPALSPLLKRIAQQETRHVAFYTTQGRERLEASKKARLATRLALSKAWRPVGSGVMSDDEVVHVMGHLFGGRGEELDALDKKIQKLPGLDDLTIFRNAFGRMGIAI
- a CDS encoding endonuclease domain-containing protein, giving the protein MKIPGVIRKSRLSSIEPDPNVRRRLLRDGAMRSAGQWYVTPEAPDDLVALLEMDMRPTCLDAAALHGLWVPVGHGVHAFCPRVTSAPSPPPMLMQIRRRIDPRTGRLAPPPQPGPGEPRRPLEPLILHRPSLRTWPDDDPVPDITLTLEHAARCLTTLDIAILIESALNKDVLSRRQLDDLLAGLPRRKRTSLGRVRSDAQSGTETAVRWWLEQRRVPVRTQVRVLPGIRVDILIGTNWVIECDSRRFHDDPEQSREDRRRDLALAALGYKVTRLTWEQVFLTWDRTSAVLMTLLQRRLHRRALPV